Proteins encoded together in one Streptomyces sp. NBC_01216 window:
- a CDS encoding carbohydrate ABC transporter permease: MSKPAAAPVRRRPRTSKFGWNLLGLLVFVTAGFPVYWMVNTAFKPAKDAIDPDPHFFPSTFTLENFRRALDIADFWGPVGRSLVVSMVVVVIGITVGMLAALAISRFAFRGRKIVIVGILAVQMVPLVAMIIPVFLMLNDLGQYDRLSGLIITYLTFILPFTVWTLRGFIVNIPKELEEAAQVDGCTRTGAFVRVVFPLLAPGMVATSVYGFIQAWNEYLYALMLMSQQNQTATVWLGNFITKNGTEYAPMMAGSTMMAVPIVILFLLVQRKMAAGLTAGAVKG, translated from the coding sequence GTGTCCAAGCCCGCCGCGGCCCCCGTCCGCAGGCGGCCCCGCACGTCCAAGTTCGGCTGGAACCTGCTCGGGCTGCTCGTCTTCGTCACGGCCGGCTTCCCGGTCTACTGGATGGTGAACACGGCCTTCAAGCCGGCCAAGGACGCCATCGACCCCGACCCGCACTTCTTCCCCTCCACCTTCACGCTGGAGAACTTCCGGCGAGCCCTGGACATCGCGGACTTCTGGGGACCGGTCGGCCGCAGCCTCGTGGTGTCGATGGTCGTCGTCGTGATCGGCATCACGGTCGGCATGCTGGCGGCGCTCGCGATCTCACGCTTCGCCTTCCGTGGCCGCAAGATCGTGATCGTCGGCATCCTCGCCGTCCAGATGGTCCCGCTCGTCGCCATGATCATTCCGGTCTTCCTGATGCTCAACGACCTCGGGCAGTACGACCGGCTCAGCGGTCTGATCATCACGTACCTGACCTTCATCCTCCCGTTCACGGTGTGGACCCTGCGCGGCTTCATCGTCAACATCCCCAAGGAGCTGGAGGAGGCGGCGCAGGTCGACGGCTGCACCCGCACCGGCGCCTTCGTCCGGGTGGTCTTCCCGCTGCTCGCCCCGGGCATGGTCGCCACCTCCGTCTACGGCTTCATCCAGGCGTGGAACGAGTACCTCTACGCGCTGATGCTGATGAGCCAGCAGAACCAGACGGCCACCGTCTGGCTCGGCAACTTCATCACGAAGAACGGCACCGAGTACGCCCCGATGATGGCGGGCTCCACCATGATGGCCGTTCCCATCGTGATCCTCTTCCTCCTTGTCCAGCGCAAGATGGCCGCGGGTCTGACGGCCGGCGCCGTGAAGGGATAA
- a CDS encoding glycoside hydrolase family 3 protein — protein sequence MTTLVRGADTLTRDALTVLQPGFVGTTAPDWLLRRIGEGLSSVGLFGRNIETPEQLAALTAQLRAERDDVLVAIDEEGGDVTRLEVRQGSSFPGSYALGSVDDVDLTRAVAQELGRRLAACGVDLNWAPSADVNANADNPVIGVRAFGSDPGLVARHTVAYIEGLQAAGVAACTKHFPGHGDTNVDSHHALPRIDVDLATLHARDLVPFRAAIAAGSKAVMSAHILLPALDPHRPATLSPQILTGLLRRELGFDGLIVTDGVEMQAIASTYGIERGSVLAIAAGADAICVGGGLADEDTVLALRDALVGAVRTGELPEERLADAAARVRALASWTRAHRVRGAVSGPGAEVQEGTAPGTDIGLVAARRALVVTTGERAYTPMTRAPYVASFASAANFAVGDETPWGVAAELERLLPGTGTGSYAEPSVDALLAAAGERGIVAVVRDAHRHPWMTEALEALLAARPDTVVVEMGLNQAKPLGALHIATHGAARVCGRAAAEVIAGV from the coding sequence ATGACGACACTTGTACGCGGCGCCGACACCCTGACCCGCGACGCACTCACCGTGCTCCAGCCGGGCTTCGTCGGCACCACCGCACCCGACTGGCTGCTGCGCCGTATCGGGGAGGGACTCTCCTCGGTCGGCCTGTTCGGCCGGAACATCGAGACACCCGAGCAGCTCGCCGCCCTCACGGCCCAGCTGCGCGCCGAGCGGGACGACGTCCTGGTCGCCATCGACGAGGAGGGCGGGGACGTCACCCGCCTCGAGGTCCGCCAGGGCTCCTCCTTTCCCGGCAGCTACGCCCTCGGCTCCGTCGACGACGTGGACCTGACCCGGGCCGTCGCCCAGGAGCTCGGCCGCAGGCTCGCCGCGTGCGGGGTGGACCTCAACTGGGCCCCCTCCGCGGACGTGAACGCCAACGCCGACAACCCGGTCATCGGAGTCCGGGCCTTCGGGTCCGACCCGGGCCTGGTGGCGCGTCACACCGTGGCCTACATCGAGGGTCTCCAGGCCGCCGGCGTCGCCGCCTGCACCAAGCACTTCCCCGGTCACGGCGACACCAACGTGGACTCCCACCACGCGCTGCCCCGGATCGATGTGGACCTCGCCACACTGCACGCCCGTGACCTGGTACCTTTCCGCGCCGCGATCGCGGCGGGTTCCAAAGCGGTCATGAGCGCGCATATTCTGCTTCCCGCGCTCGACCCGCACCGTCCGGCGACCCTGAGCCCGCAGATCCTGACCGGTCTGCTGCGCCGGGAGCTGGGCTTCGACGGGCTGATCGTCACCGACGGCGTGGAGATGCAGGCCATCGCGTCGACGTACGGCATCGAGCGCGGCTCCGTCCTCGCGATCGCCGCGGGCGCCGACGCCATCTGTGTCGGCGGCGGGCTGGCCGACGAGGACACCGTCCTCGCGCTGCGCGACGCCCTGGTCGGTGCGGTACGGACCGGCGAACTGCCCGAGGAGCGGCTGGCCGACGCCGCGGCGCGGGTACGCGCCCTGGCGTCCTGGACGCGGGCGCATCGGGTCAGGGGGGCTGTTTCGGGGCCGGGCGCGGAAGTGCAGGAGGGGACCGCGCCCGGCACCGACATCGGACTCGTCGCGGCCCGCCGGGCCCTGGTGGTGACGACGGGGGAGCGGGCGTACACGCCGATGACGCGTGCTCCCTATGTCGCCTCCTTCGCGTCGGCCGCCAACTTCGCGGTCGGCGACGAGACGCCCTGGGGGGTCGCGGCCGAGCTGGAGCGGCTGCTGCCGGGCACCGGGACGGGTTCGTACGCGGAGCCGTCCGTGGACGCGCTCCTCGCCGCGGCGGGGGAGCGGGGGATCGTCGCCGTCGTGCGCGACGCCCATCGGCACCCCTGGATGACCGAGGCTCTGGAAGCCCTTCTCGCGGCCCGTCCGGACACCGTCGTGGTGGAGATGGGGCTGAACCAGGCGAAGCCCCTGGGGGCCCTCCACATCGCGACGCACGGCGCGGCACGCGTCTGCGGCCGGGCGGCGGCGGAGGTCATCGCCGGCGTGTGA
- the mctP gene encoding monocarboxylate uptake permease MctP: MKDGVNGVALGVFVFFFVAVTVMGFLAARWRKAENEHSLDEWGLGGRSFGTWVTWFLLGGDLYTAYTFVAVPAAIYAAGAAGFFAVPYTILVYPLIFTFLPRLWSVSHKHGYVTTSDFVRGRFGSKGLSLAVALTGILATMPYIALQLVGIQAVLDVMGVGGETTHWFVKDLPLLIAFGVLAAYTYSSGLRAPALIAFVKDTLIYIVIAVAIIYIPIKLGGFGEIFARAGETYATVNPVTGKPRGALVPGEMGQWGYATLALGSALALFMYPHSITATLSSRSRDVIRRNTTILPLYSLMLGLLALLGFMAIAAGVKVGNAQLAIPQLFENMFPDWFAGVAFAAIGIGALVPAAIMSIAAANLFTRNIYKDFLKPDATPQQQTKVSKLVSLLVKVGALVFVLTMDKTVAINFQLLGGIWILQTLPALVGGLFTRWFHRWALLAGWAVGMVYGTAAAYGVASPTQKHFGGSSAEIPGIGEIGYIGLTAFVLNVVVTVVLTFVLKAVKAPEGVDETSPSDYTADAGEPGVRAELAKAGPGR, encoded by the coding sequence ATGAAGGACGGCGTGAACGGTGTCGCCCTCGGCGTCTTCGTCTTCTTCTTCGTGGCCGTCACGGTCATGGGCTTCCTCGCCGCGCGCTGGCGCAAGGCCGAGAACGAGCACAGCCTCGACGAGTGGGGCCTGGGCGGCCGTTCGTTCGGCACCTGGGTGACCTGGTTCCTGCTGGGCGGCGACCTCTACACCGCGTACACCTTCGTCGCCGTCCCGGCCGCCATCTACGCGGCGGGCGCGGCCGGCTTCTTCGCCGTGCCGTACACGATCCTCGTCTACCCGCTGATCTTCACCTTCCTGCCCCGCCTGTGGTCGGTGTCCCACAAGCACGGCTACGTCACCACATCGGACTTCGTCCGCGGCCGGTTCGGCTCCAAGGGCCTGTCGCTGGCGGTCGCCCTCACCGGCATCCTCGCCACCATGCCCTACATCGCGCTCCAGCTGGTCGGCATCCAGGCCGTCCTGGACGTGATGGGCGTGGGCGGCGAGACCACGCACTGGTTCGTCAAGGACCTTCCGCTGCTCATCGCCTTCGGTGTCCTCGCGGCGTACACCTACTCCTCGGGCCTGCGCGCCCCAGCGTTGATCGCCTTCGTCAAGGACACGCTGATCTACATCGTCATCGCGGTGGCGATCATCTACATCCCGATCAAGCTGGGCGGCTTCGGCGAGATCTTCGCCAGGGCCGGCGAGACGTACGCCACGGTCAACCCCGTCACGGGCAAACCGCGCGGCGCGCTGGTACCGGGCGAGATGGGCCAGTGGGGCTACGCGACGCTGGCGCTCGGCTCGGCGCTGGCGCTCTTCATGTACCCGCACTCGATCACGGCGACGCTCTCCTCGCGCAGCCGTGACGTCATCCGCCGCAACACCACGATCCTGCCGCTCTACTCGCTGATGCTGGGGCTGCTCGCGCTGCTCGGCTTCATGGCGATCGCGGCGGGCGTCAAGGTCGGCAACGCCCAGCTGGCCATCCCGCAGCTCTTCGAGAACATGTTCCCCGACTGGTTCGCGGGCGTCGCCTTCGCCGCCATCGGCATCGGCGCGCTGGTGCCGGCGGCGATCATGTCGATCGCCGCGGCCAATCTCTTCACCCGCAACATCTACAAGGACTTCCTGAAACCGGACGCCACGCCACAGCAGCAGACCAAGGTGTCCAAGCTGGTGTCGCTGCTGGTCAAGGTCGGCGCGCTGGTCTTCGTCCTGACCATGGACAAGACCGTGGCGATCAACTTCCAGCTGCTCGGCGGCATCTGGATCCTCCAGACCCTGCCGGCACTGGTCGGCGGCCTGTTCACCCGCTGGTTCCACCGCTGGGCCCTGCTGGCGGGCTGGGCGGTCGGCATGGTGTACGGCACGGCGGCGGCCTACGGCGTGGCGAGTCCGACACAGAAGCACTTCGGCGGCTCCTCCGCCGAGATCCCCGGCATCGGCGAGATCGGCTACATCGGCCTCACCGCCTTCGTGCTCAACGTGGTGGTGACCGTCGTCCTGACCTTCGTCCTCAAGGCGGTCAAGGCTCCCGAGGGCGTGGACGAGACCTCTCCCTCGGACTACACCGCGGACGCCGGCGAGCCGGGCGTGCGGGCCGAACTGGCGAAGGCCGGCCCCGGCCGCTGA
- a CDS encoding WhiB family transcriptional regulator, whose amino-acid sequence MDWRHNAVCREEDPELFFPIGNTGPALLQIEEAKAVCRRCPVMEQCLQWALESGQDSGVWGGLSEDERRAMKRRAARNRARNASA is encoded by the coding sequence ATGGACTGGCGTCACAACGCCGTTTGTCGTGAGGAAGACCCCGAGCTGTTCTTCCCCATCGGCAACACCGGTCCTGCCCTGCTGCAGATCGAGGAAGCCAAGGCCGTCTGCCGCCGCTGCCCCGTCATGGAGCAGTGCCTGCAGTGGGCGCTCGAGTCCGGCCAGGACTCCGGCGTCTGGGGTGGCCTCAGCGAGGACGAGCGTCGCGCGATGAAGCGCCGTGCCGCTCGCAACCGGGCGCGCAACGCCAGCGCCTGA
- a CDS encoding GNAT family N-acetyltransferase, whose product MARPEEYEALGELTARACLDDGHLDFGVHDAYLDVLRDVPRRAAEAEVLVALDGAGRPAGGVTFVSGPTSPWADIAREGEAEFRMLAVSADARGRGVGESLVRACVERARATPGCRRVVLSTQPGMTSAHRVYERLGFVRTPGRDWEPIPGLVELRTYALEL is encoded by the coding sequence GTGGCACGGCCCGAGGAGTACGAGGCTCTGGGCGAGCTCACCGCGCGGGCCTGTCTCGACGACGGGCACCTCGACTTCGGTGTGCACGACGCGTACCTCGATGTGCTGAGGGACGTGCCCCGGCGGGCCGCCGAGGCCGAGGTGCTGGTCGCACTGGACGGCGCGGGCCGGCCGGCCGGGGGCGTGACCTTCGTCTCGGGCCCCACCAGTCCGTGGGCCGACATCGCCCGGGAGGGCGAGGCGGAGTTCCGGATGCTCGCCGTCTCCGCGGACGCCCGTGGCCGGGGCGTCGGAGAGTCGCTCGTTCGGGCCTGTGTGGAGCGGGCGCGGGCGACACCGGGATGCCGACGCGTGGTGCTCTCCACCCAGCCGGGCATGACCTCCGCGCACCGCGTGTACGAGCGGCTGGGCTTCGTCCGCACCCCCGGACGGGACTGGGAGCCGATCCCGGGACTGGTGGAACTGCGCACTTACGCCCTGGAGCTGTGA
- a CDS encoding extracellular solute-binding protein: MKRKLIAAIGVAGMMVSIAACGGSDDKGGDKAGSEVKELTVWLTVDAQNNWPDLVKAADDAVAEKHPGIKIKHEYYGWPDKNTKLDAVLATDKAPDVVEMGNSEMISYMAKGAFATVDPSKFENSDKWLDALKDSVTYNGKTYGVPYYAGGRVGTWRKDIAAEAGVKEAPKTWAELTAALDAIQKKKGDKFSAWYQPSPDWYAAMSFVYEQGGSIAKQEGETWKANLSSPESVKGLTEYKNIVDKYMHGDKTKDESDRPVVFGQGKSAAIFAAGWEGSVAAGPENDKVGGLADKLENFVMPGPSGKNLPVFLGGSDLAIPVKSKAQGVAAEWIAAFTGAEGQKGLIAKGNLPNNKADLAPLKSDPATTVAATAAESSWFVPTAPGWGQVEKAQILKTMLVDIANGKKSVELAAQEADAAIDKVINTK; encoded by the coding sequence GTGAAGCGCAAGCTCATCGCGGCGATCGGCGTCGCGGGCATGATGGTCAGCATTGCCGCGTGTGGTGGCTCCGACGACAAGGGCGGAGACAAGGCCGGCAGCGAGGTCAAGGAGCTCACCGTCTGGCTGACGGTCGACGCCCAGAACAACTGGCCGGATCTGGTCAAGGCCGCCGATGACGCGGTGGCCGAGAAGCACCCCGGCATCAAGATCAAGCACGAGTACTACGGCTGGCCGGACAAGAACACCAAGCTCGACGCGGTGCTCGCCACGGACAAGGCCCCGGACGTTGTCGAAATGGGCAACTCCGAGATGATCAGCTACATGGCCAAGGGTGCCTTCGCCACGGTCGACCCGTCGAAGTTCGAGAACTCCGACAAGTGGCTCGACGCGCTCAAGGACTCGGTCACCTACAACGGCAAGACCTACGGCGTCCCCTACTACGCCGGTGGCCGGGTGGGCACCTGGCGCAAGGACATCGCCGCCGAGGCGGGCGTGAAGGAGGCCCCGAAGACCTGGGCCGAGCTGACCGCCGCCCTGGACGCCATCCAGAAGAAGAAGGGCGACAAGTTCAGCGCCTGGTACCAGCCCTCGCCGGACTGGTACGCGGCCATGTCCTTCGTCTACGAGCAGGGCGGCTCGATCGCCAAGCAGGAGGGCGAGACCTGGAAGGCGAACCTGTCCTCGCCGGAGTCCGTCAAGGGCCTCACCGAGTACAAGAACATCGTCGACAAGTACATGCACGGTGACAAGACGAAGGACGAGTCCGACCGTCCCGTCGTCTTCGGTCAGGGCAAGTCCGCGGCGATCTTCGCCGCCGGCTGGGAGGGCTCCGTCGCGGCGGGCCCGGAGAACGACAAGGTCGGCGGCCTCGCCGACAAGCTCGAGAACTTCGTCATGCCCGGCCCGTCCGGCAAGAACCTCCCGGTCTTCCTCGGCGGCTCGGACCTGGCCATCCCGGTCAAGTCCAAGGCGCAGGGCGTCGCCGCCGAGTGGATCGCCGCCTTCACCGGCGCCGAGGGCCAGAAGGGCCTCATCGCCAAGGGCAACCTGCCCAACAACAAGGCGGACCTCGCCCCGCTGAAGAGCGACCCGGCCACCACGGTCGCCGCCACCGCGGCCGAGTCCAGCTGGTTCGTCCCGACCGCCCCGGGCTGGGGTCAGGTCGAGAAGGCGCAGATCCTCAAGACGATGCTCGTCGACATCGCCAACGGCAAGAAGTCGGTGGAGCTGGCCGCTCAGGAAGCGGACGCGGCCATCGACAAGGTCATCAACACCAAGTGA
- a CDS encoding DUF3311 domain-containing protein, protein MSEVTQDKPPVVTPLRVVVALCLLAPFVAMLWVSSYARIEPTFAGIPFFYWYQMSWVVVSTVLTVIAYKLWQRDQRARKGGSR, encoded by the coding sequence ATGTCGGAAGTGACGCAGGACAAACCACCGGTCGTGACACCCCTACGGGTGGTCGTGGCCCTCTGTCTGCTCGCGCCCTTCGTGGCGATGCTCTGGGTGAGCTCGTACGCGAGGATCGAGCCGACCTTCGCCGGCATCCCGTTCTTCTACTGGTACCAGATGTCCTGGGTGGTCGTCTCCACCGTGCTGACGGTCATCGCGTACAAGCTGTGGCAGCGTGACCAGCGCGCCCGCAAGGGGGGTTCCCGATGA
- a CDS encoding carbohydrate ABC transporter permease encodes MSAAETTTAKVPPVRQSPPSGSTAGTPGKPGKKGTSTGAGVPWLLLAPCLLVLLLVLGYPLVRLVTLSFQKFGQAQLWGFEEAESAGFANFTKILGDSEFWTVVLRTVVFMVGAVVLTMVLGMLIALLLQRVSGWVKFLINIVLVASWGMPIIVATAIFKWLFDADYGVLNWLIDKLPGVDMIGHNWFASGPQGLAVIVLLVVWGAVPFVVITLSAGLTQVPKELEEAARLDGAGAWGVFRFVTLPILKPIIVMLTTLSVIWDMGVFPQVYVMRNGHPEAEFQVLTTYSFDKAFVVNDYGTGSAIALVTVVLLLGVVAVYMRQMLKIGEVE; translated from the coding sequence ATGAGTGCCGCAGAGACAACCACCGCGAAGGTGCCGCCGGTGCGGCAATCGCCACCATCCGGCTCCACAGCCGGTACGCCCGGGAAACCGGGGAAGAAGGGGACCTCGACCGGGGCGGGAGTGCCGTGGCTCCTGCTCGCGCCATGCCTGCTCGTCCTGCTGCTCGTGCTGGGGTACCCGCTCGTACGCCTGGTCACCCTCTCCTTCCAGAAATTCGGCCAGGCACAGCTCTGGGGCTTCGAGGAGGCGGAGTCGGCAGGCTTCGCCAACTTCACGAAGATCCTCGGTGACAGCGAGTTCTGGACCGTCGTCCTGCGCACCGTGGTCTTCATGGTCGGCGCCGTGGTGCTCACCATGGTCCTCGGCATGCTGATCGCGCTGCTGCTCCAGAGGGTCTCCGGCTGGGTCAAGTTCCTCATCAACATCGTCCTGGTGGCGAGCTGGGGCATGCCCATCATCGTCGCTACCGCCATCTTCAAGTGGCTCTTCGACGCCGACTACGGCGTGCTGAACTGGCTGATCGACAAGCTGCCCGGCGTCGACATGATCGGCCACAACTGGTTCGCCAGCGGCCCGCAGGGCCTCGCCGTGATCGTGCTCCTCGTCGTCTGGGGCGCCGTTCCCTTCGTCGTGATCACGCTCAGCGCCGGCCTCACGCAGGTGCCCAAGGAGCTCGAGGAGGCGGCCCGGCTCGACGGCGCGGGGGCCTGGGGAGTCTTCCGCTTCGTCACCCTGCCGATCCTCAAGCCGATCATCGTCATGCTCACGACGCTCTCGGTGATCTGGGACATGGGTGTCTTCCCGCAGGTCTACGTCATGCGCAACGGCCACCCCGAGGCCGAGTTCCAGGTCCTCACCACGTACTCGTTCGACAAGGCATTCGTCGTCAACGACTACGGCACCGGATCGGCGATCGCGCTCGTCACCGTCGTCCTGCTGCTCGGCGTGGTCGCCGTGTACATGCGCCAGATGCTGAAGATCGGAGAAGTGGAGTGA
- the nagB gene encoding glucosamine-6-phosphate deaminase, whose translation MEVVIVPDAKAGGELIADSIAELLRRKPDALLGVATGSTPLPIYEALLTRVSAGSVDASRARIAQLDEYVGLPAGHPESYRSTVLRQVVEPLGLPADAFLGPDGSAEDVQAACHAYDQALADAGGVDLQILGIGTDGHIGFNEPCSSLASRTRIKTLTQQTRVDNARFFDDDIEQVPHHVITQGIGTILEARHLVLLATGEGKADAVAQTVEGPVAAVVPASALQLHAHATVVVDEAAASKLKLADYFRHTFAEKPSWQGI comes from the coding sequence GTGGAAGTTGTCATCGTCCCGGACGCCAAGGCAGGCGGCGAGCTCATCGCCGACTCCATCGCGGAGCTCCTGCGCCGCAAGCCCGACGCGTTGCTCGGCGTGGCCACCGGCTCGACCCCGCTGCCCATCTACGAGGCCCTCCTCACCCGGGTCTCGGCCGGTTCCGTGGACGCCTCGCGTGCCCGGATCGCGCAGCTGGACGAGTACGTCGGACTCCCGGCGGGCCACCCCGAGTCGTACCGCTCCACCGTGCTCCGGCAGGTCGTCGAGCCGCTCGGACTGCCCGCGGACGCCTTCCTGGGCCCCGACGGCTCCGCCGAGGACGTCCAGGCCGCCTGCCACGCCTACGACCAGGCGCTGGCCGACGCCGGCGGTGTGGACCTCCAGATCCTGGGCATCGGCACGGACGGGCACATCGGCTTCAACGAGCCCTGCTCCTCGCTGGCCTCCCGCACCCGGATCAAGACGCTCACCCAGCAGACCCGGGTGGACAACGCGCGCTTCTTCGACGACGACATCGAGCAGGTGCCGCACCACGTCATCACCCAGGGCATCGGCACCATCCTGGAGGCCCGCCACCTGGTGCTGCTGGCCACCGGCGAGGGCAAGGCTGACGCCGTGGCGCAGACCGTCGAGGGTCCGGTCGCCGCGGTCGTGCCGGCCTCGGCGCTCCAGCTGCACGCGCACGCCACCGTCGTCGTCGACGAGGCCGCCGCGTCCAAGCTGAAGCTCGCGGACTACTTCCGCCACACCTTCGCCGAGAAGCCCTCCTGGCAGGGCATCTGA
- a CDS encoding sensor histidine kinase, with product MNDLVRQHTALSESDLEWLHLLVSEWQLLSDLSFADLVLWVPTLDGTRYVSVAQMRPNTGPTSYQDDMVGHLVPRGRRPLLDAALDEGRIVREGDPEWREEVPVRVESIPVRREGRVLGVIARNTNLLTVRTPSRLELTYLQSASDLAQMIAAGAFPFAGEVVDMDSSPRAGDGLIRLDADGIVQYASPNALSAYHRLGLAADLVGQHLGQITAELAPSRGPVDEALVKLASGYAPREAEVEGNGGVIQLRAIPLKPKGPRIGSLVLLRDVTELRRRERELITKDATIREIHHRVKNNLQTVAALLRLQARRMDSDRGREALNEAVRRVGSIAIVHETLSQNLDERVEFDEIADRVIAMVAEISPGRVTCRRVGRFGILDAEVATPLSMVLTEVLQNALEHAFAPGEQGTVEVAAVCGEPRADARLLITVQDDGRGLPEGFDPQRAGNLGLQIVRTLVEGELGGTFDMRPGAGRGTKVVLDVPVRPQK from the coding sequence ATGAACGACCTCGTACGCCAGCACACCGCTCTGAGTGAGTCCGACCTCGAGTGGCTCCATCTGCTGGTCTCGGAGTGGCAGCTGCTCTCCGACCTCTCCTTCGCCGACCTGGTGCTCTGGGTGCCCACCCTGGACGGCACCCGGTACGTCTCCGTCGCCCAGATGCGGCCCAACACCGGCCCCACCTCCTACCAGGACGACATGGTCGGCCACCTCGTCCCACGCGGCCGGCGGCCCCTGCTCGACGCGGCCCTCGACGAGGGACGCATCGTCCGCGAGGGCGACCCCGAGTGGCGCGAGGAGGTGCCCGTACGTGTGGAGTCCATCCCGGTGCGGCGCGAGGGCAGGGTGCTCGGAGTCATCGCCCGCAACACCAACCTGCTGACGGTGCGGACCCCCAGCAGGCTGGAGCTCACCTACCTCCAGTCCGCCTCCGACCTGGCCCAGATGATCGCCGCGGGGGCCTTCCCCTTCGCCGGCGAGGTGGTCGACATGGACTCCTCGCCGCGCGCCGGCGACGGCCTGATCCGTCTCGACGCCGACGGCATCGTCCAGTACGCCTCGCCCAACGCCCTCTCCGCCTACCACCGGCTCGGGCTCGCCGCCGACCTGGTCGGCCAGCACCTCGGCCAGATCACCGCCGAACTCGCCCCCTCCCGCGGTCCCGTCGACGAGGCCCTGGTCAAACTCGCCTCCGGCTACGCCCCGCGTGAGGCCGAGGTCGAGGGCAACGGCGGCGTCATCCAGTTGCGGGCGATCCCGCTCAAGCCCAAGGGCCCCCGTATCGGGTCGCTCGTCCTGCTCCGTGACGTCACCGAACTGCGTCGCCGTGAGCGTGAGTTGATCACCAAGGACGCCACTATCCGGGAGATCCACCACCGGGTGAAGAACAACCTCCAGACCGTGGCGGCGCTGTTGCGGCTGCAGGCCCGGCGGATGGACTCCGACCGCGGCCGTGAGGCGCTCAACGAGGCGGTGCGGCGGGTCGGTTCGATCGCCATCGTCCATGAGACGCTGTCCCAGAATCTGGACGAGCGTGTCGAGTTCGACGAGATCGCCGACCGGGTGATCGCGATGGTCGCCGAGATCTCCCCGGGCAGGGTCACCTGCCGGCGCGTCGGCCGCTTCGGCATCCTCGACGCCGAGGTCGCCACCCCGCTCTCCATGGTCCTCACCGAGGTGCTCCAGAACGCACTGGAGCACGCCTTCGCCCCGGGCGAGCAGGGCACGGTCGAGGTCGCGGCCGTGTGCGGCGAACCCCGCGCGGACGCACGGCTTCTGATCACGGTTCAGGACGACGGCCGCGGGCTGCCCGAGGGGTTCGACCCGCAGCGGGCCGGAAACCTCGGTCTGCAGATCGTACGGACCTTGGTGGAGGGGGAGTTGGGGGGCACGTTCGACATGCGGCCCGGCGCCGGGCGCGGCACGAAGGTCGTCCTCGACGTCCCTGTCCGGCCGCAGAAGTAA
- a CDS encoding GntR family transcriptional regulator — protein sequence MATDAGSTETEGGAATRTARVPKYYRLKRHLLDMTETLPPGTPVPPERTLAAEFDTSRTTVRQALQELVVEGRLERIQGKGTFVAKPKVSQALQLTSYTEDMRAQGLEPTSQLLDIGYVTADDTLAGLLDITTGGRVLRIERLRLASGEPMAIETTHLSAKRFPALRRSLVKYTSLYTALAEVYDVHLAEAEETIETSLASPREAGLLGTDVGLPMLMLSRHSLDAQGEPVEWVRSVYRGDRYKFVARLKRPNG from the coding sequence ATGGCCACGGACGCGGGCAGTACGGAGACAGAGGGCGGCGCCGCCACCCGCACCGCGCGCGTGCCCAAGTACTACCGACTGAAGCGACACTTGCTCGACATGACGGAGACCTTGCCACCCGGAACCCCGGTTCCGCCAGAGCGCACCCTCGCCGCCGAGTTCGACACCTCGCGTACGACCGTACGCCAGGCCCTTCAGGAACTGGTAGTCGAGGGCCGCCTGGAGCGGATCCAGGGCAAGGGCACCTTCGTGGCCAAGCCCAAGGTCTCGCAGGCACTCCAGCTCACCTCGTACACCGAGGACATGCGGGCACAGGGCCTGGAACCCACCTCGCAACTGCTCGACATCGGGTACGTGACGGCCGACGACACGCTGGCCGGCCTACTCGACATCACCACGGGCGGGCGCGTACTGCGGATCGAGCGCCTGCGCCTGGCCAGCGGGGAGCCGATGGCGATCGAGACCACCCATCTTTCGGCCAAGCGTTTCCCCGCGCTGCGCCGGTCGCTGGTGAAGTACACCTCGCTCTACACCGCGCTCGCCGAGGTCTACGACGTCCATCTGGCCGAGGCCGAGGAGACCATCGAGACCTCGCTCGCCAGCCCGCGGGAGGCCGGTCTGCTCGGCACGGACGTCGGACTGCCGATGCTCATGCTCTCGCGCCACTCGCTGGACGCCCAGGGCGAGCCGGTCGAATGGGTGCGCTCGGTGTACCGCGGCGACCGGTACAAGTTCGTCGCGAGACTCAAGCGTCCGAACGGCTGA